Genomic segment of Salvia hispanica cultivar TCC Black 2014 chromosome 2, UniMelb_Shisp_WGS_1.0, whole genome shotgun sequence:
GAAATTTGCTAGCACAATCCgtggaaaataattatatttcctttttaaatgtaaaaacGTTTGCTAGCACATACGAGTGCTCGCAAACTGAAGGAAATTTGACTAGTTGGTTAATTTGCTAGCATTTTGTGCTCACAATTTTACTAGCACTTGTACGTGTACTCGCAAATTTGCTAGCACATTTACTGTCACTCGCAAAGTTACTAGCAATTTTACTCCCACTCGCAAAATAGTCGGCGGAAAATGattatatttcctttttacataaaaaagcATTTGCTAGCACATACGAGTGCTCGCAAACTGAAGGAAATTTGACTAGTTGGTAAATTTGCTAGCATTAGGTGCTCACAATGTTTCTAGCACATACCAGTGCTAGAAATACACTCAATATTTCGAAACAtggttgtttttttatatatgctcGCAAATGTGCTAGAAAATATTTCGAATTTTGCGAGCACACCCTGGTGCTATCAAATATTTGGTAGCAACCGGCGCCTTTTTTTGTAGTGTCGGGTCACTGAAGTTGTCCGGCTGTATTGATCTGGAATACTGGACTGTGTTAGAGAGCTCCCACTTTCCGCTTCTTCAGAATCTTcatcttttgtttttgaaaGAATTGAAGGAGATCCCTTTGGAAATCGGAGAAATACCAAACACTCAAATCAATTACATTGTGCGATTGCAGTGAATCGGTGGTGTTGTCAGCGAAACAGATATTAGTGGAGCAAGAGGATTTATACGGAGACCAACTAGACCTTCATATAGTTCTCATTTCGAAAAAATGCATCTTGTTTATGTTACATTATTGAGCACATGTTACGGTCGTCAATTTCGAgtatgtagtactccctccgtcccaataaatatgcaacatttggtttccgtcatgagattttatgcagtgttgttttgtgagttaatgaagagagagtaaagtaagagagagaaagagtagAAATagtgttgtttctattttaagaaatgtttcatttttattgagacaACCAAAagaggaaaacgtttcatttctaatgacacagagggagtatactttacctttgaatttgttgagtgttgataaaaaaaattgatgaattattCAATGTCCAAGCGAGGACGATCAGTGTTCGAAATGCTAGATCGACCTATAAAATACAGTAGGAGAGAGGAATAAagagaagaataaaaattgaatttcattacttattttctaaataagtAAGGAataaagagaggaaaaaaaaattgaatttcattacttattttctaaataagtAATTGGGCCTAGAAAATTGATGGGCCTTAGGATTGTTAAATGGCTCTACATTCTTGAATTTTACATTACCTTGGATTTATGGACTGCTGATTTGGTGaccaatttttattctttgcCTTGCTTGGGCTCAGAAAATTGATGGGCTTTGGATTGTTTAATGCATTGTAGAATATTGCATGACTTTGGAGATGGGGACCGTTGACTTGAGTGgcgaattttattttttgggccTAAAGCCCAATTTGATGAATTCGAATTTATTATTGTGAACTCTTTGATAGCAATGTCTCTcttgaattatatgatatgTTAGTCTCATAGTAATTGTTCAATGCTTATTGAATAATACTATATGATTTGGAATTATCGTATGAATATGCTGtgttttataaattgtttgaatGTTTACACACAGTGGGAGTTCTAAGAGAGTGATACACACTAAACATGAGAACTCAGTTTAAAAGACTAGTTTGTTAGAAGAGATAGTccatttaaattaatcatcaaAGAGACTctaaatatcttaaattaatcATCAAGGAGACTCTAAGATTGCACCCTCCGTTGCCACTCCTAGTTCCAAGAATGAGTGCCCAAAGATGTGAAATAAATGGATACGAAATCCCAGCCGGAACAAGAGTGGTAGTGCAAGGATGGGTACTTGGAAGGGACCCCGAGTACtaggaatattattttatgagttaataaagagagagtaaagtatgaatagaaaaaaataaagatattattatttctaaaacttatagatttatattaaatctgGGCCACATAGTCAGGCTCAGTTCTGGGCTTTGTAAAAAAGTGATGTGTGTAGAAGCCCACATTTTGAACAATAGATTTggaaatatgtttatttttgagCTGAGCCCAATGAGGTTATGGAGCGAtctatgtaaataaattatctaaaaaaaactaaaatttgattttctcaTCGATTCGGCCATAAATTCGTtcactattttattcaattttattacagtacataaatagataaatgaattatttttcgcATTAGAACCagtaaatttctaaaatatattgcaatacaaattttgaaactgGAGTCAGgaaaaatgtttgaattttgaacttTTACAAGTATTTGAGTTGTGtcaatactattaatttgtctGGATATTTTAGTATAAGATTAAACTAATCGgtgattatttaaaattaattttgtgcattttaatgtcataaccaatttttcttctcaatAATTGCCTTCTCCACATAATTGCCGACAGAGATGAGATACATTTGATTTAGTCGTTGTGAGAATGGATGCCAGCTGCAAAGATTATGTATATTTCATGGATAATTATAATGTAGGGTCATTCTTGAATTGAAACGTCCATAGCCACACAATtgcaatattttcaacaatatCACTTTGGTCTTCTTCTTTcatgtttgcattttatctcattttcattCACACTGCTCAAATATTCAGTTTCTGAGCTTTCATGGCGGCTTATGCAGCTCTGATTTCTCTTATGAAAGTCATAGATGATATTGAAACTCATCCATTCCCTCCGATTTTTCTCGATAAACAACAAGTTGAATCGCTCACTGAAAAACTTGTGTTTTTGCAGGAATTTCTCGAAAGCTATAACTCTCCTTATGCATACAGCGACGAAGCAGATCCGTTGGAGATGCGCATTGTAGATGCAGCTCAAGCGGCCGAAGATGTGATCGAGTCATATATAATTGACACTATTCACATTTCTGCAGCAGCAACTGACGATGGTGctagtggtggtggtgatggtgaACAAATTAGTTGCATCCACTTCTATCAGGATCTGCAAAATGTGATTGAAGAAGTGGATATGATCAAAAAAGAGGTGACTGGAATAACAAGGGAAAAGGTAGTGCACCAGAGGAACGTGGCGGATTTAAGATCCAGAGTTCCACTGAAAAGAGCATCTCATGGTAGGGTTTGATGATGTGCTTCTTCAACTCCTGGATAGGCTTACTGATGGAAACACCAATCTCCAAATCATCCCTATCGTGGGGATGGGTGGCATCGGCAAAACTACTCTTGCAAAAGGTGCGTTTGAACACAAGCTTATTAAGGatcattttgatatttgtgtgTGGACTACCATTTCCCAAGATTATAATATAGTAGAAACTCTTAGGCAAGTTCTCTCTCGAGCAGGAGGGTCCTCGAGTAGTATGGATGAGAAAGAATTGGAAGTAAAATTACACAAGTGTTTATGGGGTAGGAGGTATCTCATTATATTGGATGATATGTGGAGCATAGATGTGTGGGATAGGTTGAAATTTTCGTTTCCTGATTGCAGTGAGGGTAGTCGAATAGTGGTAACAACTAGGATGTCCAACTTGGCTGCCTACTTAACTGATTCCTATGGAGTTTTTAAGATGGGATTTCTAGATGAGGCTAGTAGTTGGACTTTGTTCTCCAAAACTGTATTTGGGGAACAAAGTTTTCCTACTCAACTCGAGAGCATTGGAAAGAAAATTGTGGAAAAGTGTAATGGACTTCCTTTGGCGATTGCTGTGATAGGGGGTCTAATGGCTAAATCCGAACCTACACTAGAATATTGGGAGCACATAAAGGAAAACTTAAGCTCAATAGTGAATTCGGAGAATGATGATTATTGCTTGAGAATATTGAAACTAAGTTATAATCATTTGCCTGCCTATCTAAAGCCTTGTTTTCTTTACATGGGAGTGTTTGAGGAAGACCGTGTGCTTAGTGCTTCAACAATTGTCAAGCTATGGGAGTCTGAAGGGTTTCTTAAACCATTAGACAACAAAAGCTTGACAACAATTGCCGAGGAGTACTTGCAAGAGCTAGTTGATAGGAATCTCATTTTAGTTCATGAGTTGGGGTTACTTGGGAATGTAAAATCCtgcaaaattcatgatttactAAGAGATTTATCAATGAAAGAAGCTCAAAAACAGaggtttttttatgttttgagaGAAGAAAGTCCTGTAGGCGTAATTAGGCAACACCGGATTGTTATTCCAAGAAGTACTTCTAAGGAAAAAATCCTCAATGCCTTTGAATCCATGTCACATGTTCGTTCTTGTTTACTATGGTGTGACAATATTAGTGTTCTAGAATTGCCAAAATCTAGATTTCTGAGGACACTACATGCATATGGACTTTATACAAAGAGAAATACCCCAAAACCTGTGAACTCACGATACCTTGCTTTTCGAAACGTTCCTTTTCATGTGCAAACTTCAATCAAATTGCTCTGGAATCTACATACACTAATCATTTTTTGTGAGGGTGATTCTATTGGACGAATTGATATCTGGAAAATGCTTAAACTTAGGCATGTCGAGTTCATATGATCGAACGATGCATCTCCGAGCTCCCCCGAGCGCTGACGATGATATTATTGTCATGAAGCATCTAGAGGTGCTCAAAGGAGTGAAGAATCTCAATTTGAGTGAAGATGTTGTTCAAAGAATTCCCAATATCAAGAAATTATCCATAATTGATGATATGGAAGTAATTGAGGGAGTGAACTATCTCAGCTGTCTTCAGTGTCTTACTAAACTTGAATCCTTGAGTTTGTTCGTCTACTCCACCAATAACGGAAGGTATGTTCAGAAGATGAGCTTCCCAGACTCCCTTAAGAAGTTGAATCTCTCTTTCCCAATCGGTTTTGAGTGGGAAGACATACTGCCAATGATAGGGGCCTTACCACTTCTTCACGAGCTCACATTAATTTGGAGGTCGCTTCAAAAAAGGCGAGTGGGAAACAGTTGAAGGCCAATTCCCCAGCCTCAGGTCACTAAGCTTGTTCAGTTGTCAAGATCTAGAAAACTGGACAGTGTCAGAGAGCTCccattttccatttcttcaGAAGCTTCGTctttttaatatgaaaaaattgaaggagATTCCTTCAGAAATTGGAGAAATACCAACACTCAGATCAATTGAAGTGGATCATTGCAATGAATTATTGGTGTTGTCAGCTAAAGAGATATTGAAGGAGCAAGAGGATTTACAAGGAGACCAACTAGACCTTCATGTCCGTGCTTAGTCGAGGAGAAAGATGAAGCGTTGCAGAGCTTGCTGGCAAGTTCCAATTTTGTTTAAGTTCTTTAGAAGTCTCATTCATGggcgacacggattttaagaaatgttaagaaaagtggacgaaaaaaagttagtaaattAGGGATcccatttgtatatattagtttcaaaggaaatgtgagtggaatgaattagtggaaggtgggacctATCAacctattactccctccgtcccatgctactcgcacttttcattttaggccgtaaatttgagattgatttttttatgtaattaagttagaattttaagtgtaatgagacGTCACTTAATAAAGGACCTCTTAACTTAaactaacatattaattatatgcattaattctaacttaaactataaataatttaaggagtttgtgacgtgccgaaaagtaatagtgcaagtaacatgggacggagggagtaccatttatggtaaaagtgaaccgagactcttCTTCACTagacaaaataaatcattaatcTCTAGTCTCTCCGCCTAATTTAAGtgatgcattttatttttttataaaaattttaaaaaacaatatttaattaattaaaggaagagataataaaatataggaTAGATGACagaataagaataaattatCTTGGCATAAGATAATTGGGATAGAAGTCATATTTTGGGCATTCGATTGCATAGAAAGCCAAAAAGATACTGTACAAAAGAAGAGATCATCCATCCCATGCCCAACTGAATATGAATTGATGcatcacaaaatcaatatttgagCTCAGGTCACATGTTCTCCACCTCACCATAAGTGCTTCTTCAGCAGCACCCTTCTGTAAGCATGCAAACCCAACCAAATAACATTCTTCCTTTCCACGTCGTACCTGGGACGAAAACCAGCACATTTGAAAGAATACACCCTCCTTCCGTTTAGCTTGTTCGTGTACACCTAAAGAAGTGGAAACACATCATGCCTAGTGTAAAGCCAAATATCAAACCGTGTGACATTCGATACATACCTCATGGAAGTCTCTTAACCACCCTTTGCCTCCTAGCCTCGTGTCCTGATCAAAGaatcatcaaaatcttgaagcATTGCTAAAGTTAAGTGAGAAGTCACGACTCAATAAACGTTACTTGGTGGATGATGCGGAGCTCTAGACTTAGGCATGCCTCTTGGGAAGTTGGAGAACAATTTGGCAACGGAACGGCCACAAATCTGATGGTGCTTCTTccgaggaagaggaagaaataTTGAAGTACACTTCAACAGATACATCAAGAGATTATCACCAACCTAATATTTGTCATTACCACACCAATCAATCAAGCCCAATGTGCAAATATACCTagaaaatagtactacatatTATCTCATTCACTTACCCTACTAAAGAGGACAGCCCACTTTGCGGATGTCAGTTCATCAACCGTCGGACTACACTGGCTCTCCTGCCACAGAAATTAGAACCCcataatgaacaattcaatAACTATCAAGTCTTCTAGTGCACAAGAATTTGCACCAAATTCTTGAGAAGGGTAAGCAATTGAGTCGTACGATTTGACAAGTGAAACCGCATAACATTAAGTAGCTTTAAATCACAAAACTGGTGGTGTGCTTTCAAATCCATATTcaccatttaatttcaaaaaaagagTGAGCTACACTAAAAACCATCAATTTTTGCCCAAAACCGAGATAAACCTAGGGAAACCATAgtaaaaaatttgaacttaTGATGGTTCAACAAATCTCTTGAATAATAAGAgatgatttaatttagaatatgATCCAAAATGTTTATTGAAGTATTCCCTCGTGCTATTTGCACTTTTCTCTTTGGTCGCAATTTAAGAATTCTAATATCTTAAATAGACACCTTAATTCCTATTTAAAAGAGATATAATATGAATAGTTTAAAGCATACACCAAAAAGAATAATACGAATAGCATGGGAGAGTGGTTCCAAAAACAAATTCCATAAACTATTCACTCCTTGTCTCTTGTGAGACTGTTTGGGTGATTTTTTCACCTTTGCAAATTATTGCCGACTGCTAAGATGATAAACATTTTTTAGtcacaaataaattattagacGGCGTTCGGTTGGAGAGATTAGCATGATATAATTTGGCTGACAACTTTAACGTGTTCAATTGCTAATATTGGAAATTATGTTGGCCCAATACAAATAAAGGCCAGTGGTCGGCCCATCTACATGATATATTTTCTGCATTGAAATACTGAAATACCGACTATTAATCGGAGCTTCAACCCTCCGACTATTTTATCTCTCCACATCTCTCTTTTGTTCCCCATTATCTTTctccaatatttatttagtctTATAGAAAGCCAATTTCAACCAATCAACtactaatttatagtataaccAACCGAACACGGTTAGATGATATTTTGAAATCgaattgtatttatttattgacttTATTGTTTATACAAAAgtcaatatatttaatttcttagcaCTTTATTTTTCGATTTACCGTCTTTAATGTTTCTACTTTTCTTACTTACGCTTTCTTTAACTtctattctctttcttacatCTCGTGATCAAAAGAAACGTTAATACGGAAGGGCATCTGATTTACCTTCCAAATAGGAGTCCATTTCACATGGATTTATTGGctaataattttactactatttgtgAGAACAAAAAACTCAATATTCTACTATTTTTGAAGGACTAAAATTCTGGCATTTGATATTTCAAATATGTGATTGTTATTCAAAAGCACAAATGCAAGttgctttaattttatgtttatttgtcCTTAGCAAAAGGGAAATTGTGGGTGGGGAGCTGTCAGTTGTGTCGTTTAGACAATGGAATGCAGCAGAAAAGAATCATGCATAATTGCTATGTAGGGTCattctttaattaaaaagttattaatagtattttaagATATCTTCAAAATAATTCTATCATATTAGTCTTCTTCATCACTGcaatttaatcttattttcattCACACTATTCATCTAATCAGTCTCTTAGCATTCATGGCGGCTTATGCATCTCTGATTTCTCTTATGAAAGTCATAGATGATATTGAAACTCATCCATCCCCTCCAATTTTTCTCGATAAACAACAAGTTGAATCTCTCACTGAAAAACTTGTGTTTTTGCAGGAATTTCTCGAAAGCTATAACTCTNNNNNNNNNNNNNNNNNNNNNNNNNNNNNNNNNNNNNNNNNNNNNNNNNNNNNNNNNNNNNNNNNNNNNNNNNNNNNNNNNNNNNNNNNNNNNNNNNNNNAAAAGCTTGACAACAATTGCCAAGGAGTACTTGCAGGAGCTAGTTGATAGGAATCTCATTTTAGTTCATGAGTTGGGGTTACTTGGGAATGTAAAATCCtgcaaaattcatgatttactAAGAGATTTATCAATGAAAGAAGCTCAAAAACAGaggtttttttatgttttaagaGAAGACAATCCCCAAGGAGTAATTAGGCAACACCGGATTGTTATTCCAAGAAGTAATTCTGTGAAAAAAATCCGCAATGCCTTTGAATCCATGTCACATGCCCGTTCTTATGTCCTACGGAGTGACGATAGCATTCCAGGATCAAAATCTAGATTTCTGAGGACACTATATACACGCGAAGAACTCTATGCAGTAAGAAATACCCCAGAATCTGTGCTTCATTGTGTGAACTCACGATACCTTGCTTTTTCAGTTTCTAGACGTTGTAAGTGTGTGAAAACTTCAATCAAATTGCTTTGGAATCTACACACactaataatttcttttatggGTGATTCTACTAAGCAAATTGATATCTGGAAAATGCTTAAACTCAGGCATGTCAAGTTTATACATCCGAATATCCACCTCCGAGCTCCCCCGAGCACTGACGATGATATTATTATCATGAAGAATCTAGAGGCGCTCAAAGGAGTGAGGAATCTCAATTTGAGTGAAGATGTTGTTCAAAGAATTCCCAATATcaagaaattatatataagttATGATATGAAAGTAATTGAGGGAGTGAACTATCTCAGCTGTCTTCAGTGTCTTATTAAACTTGAATCCTTTGATGTCGGTCTACTCCACATCCACCAATAAGGAAAGATATGTTCAGAAGATGAGCTTCCCACACTCCCTTAAGAAGTTGAATCTCGAGCTACCAATTAGGTTTTGAGTGGGAAGACATACTGCCAGTGATAGGTGCCTTACCACTTCTTCATAAGCTCACATTTTGTGGAGGTCGCTTCAAAGAAGGCGAGTGGGAAACAGTTGAAGGCCAATTCCCCAGCCTCAGGTCACTAAGCTTGGTCTCTTGTCGAGATCTAGAAAACTGGACAGTGTTAGAGAGCTCccattttccatttcttcaGAAGCTTCGTCTTTGctacatgaaaaaattgaaggagATTCCTTCAGAAATTGGAGAAATACCAACACTGAGATCAATTAGATTGGAATATTGCAATGATTTATTGGTGTTGTCAGCTAAAGATATATTGAAGGAGCAAGAGGATTTACAAGGAGACCAACTAGACCTTCATGTACGTGTTGAAGTCGAGGAGAAAGATAAAGCGTTGCGGAGGCTGGCAAgttccaattttaaagttttagtGTGTCTATAATCTAGAGTTGAAGTGACTTGATCGCTCTACTTTACTTTGTATGCTTCCCTCCATAATACTATCAGTGAAGTCTTCTCTTTCTTTGTAAACTTAAAATggtcaatttttatttataatcttgCAAATTTGGAATTGCTTGACACTTACATATTGAGTTTCTATTGTTCTTTTACGACTCGAGAGTTAACCCTTGAGGAGCTTTGTCTTTGGTTTTTAGATGATTTGAAGGAGATCCCTTCAGAAATTTGGAGAAATATCTACACTCAAACCAATTGAAATCATGTATATTAAAGGAGCAAGACGATTTACAAGGAAACAAACTACGCTCAAAAAGGACGTTGAAGTGGctcttgatattttaaatatgtggTTGTTATTCACAAGCACAAAAGCAACTAGCTTTATGTTCATTTGTTTCTTATCgttattatattagtatttcaaTAAGCTACAAAACATCACATTAGTGTTCTACTTACATCTCTGCAAATTTATATCTCATTTTCATTCACAACATTCTCAATTCCGTCTCTTAGCATTCATGGCGGCTTATGCATCTCTGATTTCTCTTATGAAAGTCATAGATGATATTGAAACTCATCCATACCCTCccatttttctcaataaacAACAAGTTGAATATCTCACTGAAAAACTTGTGTTTTTGCAGGAATTTCTCGAAAGCTATAAATCTCCTTATGCATACAGCGACGAAGCAGATCCATTGGAGATGCGCATTGTAGATGCAGCTCAAGCGGCCGAAGATGTGATCGAGTCATATATCATTGACACTATTCACCTTTCTGCAGCAGGCCAGCAGCAACTGgcgatggtggtggtggtgatgaaCAAATCAGTTGCATCCACTTCTATCAAGATCTGCAAAATGTGATAgaagaaattgatttgatcacAAAAGAGGTGACTTTGATAACGAGGGAGAAGGTAGTTCACCAGCAAAAAGTGGCTTTTGATGATGCTGGTTTAAGATCCAATTCCACGCATCTCATGGTAGGGTTTGATGATGTGCTTCTTCAACTCTTGGATAGGCTTACTGATGGAAACACCAATCGCCAAATCATCCCTATCGTAGGGATGGGTGGAATCGGCAAAACTACTCTCGCAAAAGGTGCGTTCGAACACAAGCTTATTAAAGAGCGTTTTGGTATTTGTGTGTGGACTACCATTTCCCAAGATTATAATATAGTAGAAACTCTTAGAGAAGTTCTCTCTCGAGCAG
This window contains:
- the LOC125205665 gene encoding putative late blight resistance protein homolog R1A-10, whose product is MDEKELEVKLHKCLWGRRYLIILDDMWSIDVWDRLKFSFPDCSEGSRIVVTTRMSNLAAYLTDSYGVFKMGFLDEASSWTLFSKTVFGEQSFPTQLESIGKKIVEKCNGLPLAIAVIGGLMAKSEPTLEYWEHIKENLSSIVNSENDDYCLRILKLSYNHLPAYLKPCFLYMGVFEEDRVLSASTIVKLWESEGFLKPLDNKSLTTIAKEYLQELVDRNLILVHELGLLGNVKSCKIHDLLRDLSMKEAQKQRFFYVLREDNPQGVIRQHRIVIPRSNSVKKIRNAFESMSHARSYVLRSDDSIPGSKSRFLRTLYTREELYAVRNTPESVLHCVNSRYLAFSVSRRCKCVKTSIKLLWNLHTLIISFMGDSTKQIDIWKMLKLRHVKFIHPNIHLRAPPSTDDDIIIMKNLEALKGVRNLNLSEDVVQRIPNIKKLYISYDMKVIEGVNYLSCLQCLIKLESFDVGLLHIHQ